From Pseudomonas sp. LS1212, the proteins below share one genomic window:
- a CDS encoding cytochrome c5 family protein, whose amino-acid sequence MNLIKKMLAAPAVVLALWAVSAQAATNDDIAKRLEPVGQVCVQGQECKGMEVAASAGGGAAKAPKDVIAKHCNACHGTGLLGAPKIGDAAAWKARADKEGGLNGILAKAITGINSMPPKGTCADCSDDELKGAIQEMSGLK is encoded by the coding sequence GTGAATCTAATTAAGAAAATGCTGGCCGCACCAGCTGTCGTATTGGCCCTTTGGGCAGTCAGCGCTCAGGCTGCGACCAACGATGACATTGCCAAGCGCCTGGAGCCGGTAGGCCAGGTGTGCGTGCAGGGTCAGGAATGCAAAGGGATGGAAGTTGCTGCCTCTGCTGGCGGTGGCGCTGCCAAGGCCCCGAAGGATGTTATTGCAAAACATTGCAACGCTTGCCACGGCACTGGTCTGCTGGGCGCGCCGAAAATCGGTGACGCGGCTGCGTGGAAAGCACGTGCCGATAAGGAAGGTGGTCTGAATGGCATCCTGGCCAAGGCCATCACCGGTATCAACTCGATGCCGCCAAAAGGCACCTGTGCCGATTGCTCGGATGACGAGCTCAAAGGTGCGATTCAGGAGATGTCCGGTCTGAAATAA
- a CDS encoding cupin domain-containing protein has product MDVGERLQAIRKLKGLSQRELAKRAGVTNSTISMIEKNSVSPSISSLRKVLGGIPMSMVEFFSEELQPENPTQIVYKANELIDISDGAVTMKLVGKAHPSRAIAFLNEIYPPGADTGEEMLTHEGEETGILVEGRLELVVGLETFVLEVGDSYYFESTKPHRFRNPYDVPARLISAATPANF; this is encoded by the coding sequence TTGGACGTCGGTGAACGACTGCAAGCCATTCGCAAACTCAAAGGTCTTTCCCAGCGTGAGCTCGCCAAGCGTGCGGGCGTCACCAATAGCACCATTTCGATGATCGAGAAGAATAGCGTCAGCCCTTCGATCAGCTCATTGAGGAAGGTGCTGGGCGGTATTCCGATGTCCATGGTCGAGTTCTTTTCTGAAGAGCTGCAACCCGAAAACCCGACTCAGATCGTCTACAAGGCCAATGAGCTGATCGACATTTCCGACGGTGCCGTCACCATGAAACTGGTGGGCAAGGCGCACCCGAGCCGGGCGATTGCCTTTCTCAACGAGATTTACCCGCCAGGTGCCGATACCGGCGAAGAAATGCTCACGCACGAAGGCGAAGAGACCGGCATTCTGGTCGAAGGCCGCCTGGAACTGGTCGTCGGCCTGGAAACCTTTGTGCTTGAAGTGGGTGACAGCTACTATTTCGAAAGCACCAAGCCGCACCGGTTTCGCAATCCCTATGATGTACCGGCACGCCTGATCAGTGCGGCGACGCCAGCAAACTTCTGA
- the alr gene encoding alanine racemase, translating to MRPARALIDLQALRHNYQLARELSGAKALAVIKADAYGHGAVRCAQALEAEADGFAVACIEEALELRAAGISAPVLLLEGFFEADELDLIVQHDFWCVVHSLWQLEAIEQARLSKPLTVWLKLDSGMHRVGLHPKDYQAAYQRLLASGKVAKIVLMSHFARADELDCPSSADQVAVFEAARKGLSAQVSLRNSPAVLGWPDIPSDWVRPGIMLYGATPFEVAQSQAARLQPVMTLESKVISVRELPVGEAVGYGAKFVTQRPSRIGVVAMGYADGYPRLAPTGTPVLVAGQRSQLLGRVSMDMLCIDLTDVPQAGLGSPVELWGKNILASDVAIQAGTIPYQIFCNLRRVPLLYSGS from the coding sequence ATGCGTCCTGCCCGTGCCCTGATCGACCTCCAAGCGTTACGCCATAACTATCAACTTGCCCGCGAACTCTCAGGGGCCAAGGCCCTTGCCGTGATCAAGGCCGATGCCTATGGCCATGGCGCCGTGCGCTGTGCCCAGGCCCTGGAGGCCGAGGCCGATGGTTTTGCAGTGGCCTGCATCGAGGAAGCGCTGGAACTGCGAGCGGCCGGCATCAGCGCCCCGGTGCTGTTGCTGGAAGGTTTTTTCGAGGCCGATGAGCTTGATTTGATCGTGCAGCACGACTTCTGGTGCGTGGTGCATTCGCTCTGGCAGCTGGAGGCCATCGAACAGGCCAGGCTGAGCAAGCCGTTGACGGTCTGGCTCAAGCTGGACTCGGGCATGCACCGGGTTGGCCTGCATCCGAAAGATTACCAGGCTGCCTATCAGCGCCTGCTGGCCAGCGGCAAAGTCGCCAAGATCGTCCTGATGAGCCACTTCGCGCGCGCCGACGAACTGGACTGCCCGAGCAGCGCCGATCAGGTCGCGGTGTTCGAAGCCGCCCGCAAGGGCCTTTCGGCACAGGTGAGCCTGCGCAACTCGCCGGCGGTACTGGGTTGGCCAGACATCCCCAGCGATTGGGTTCGCCCCGGCATCATGCTTTACGGTGCAACGCCTTTTGAAGTGGCGCAAAGCCAGGCAGCCCGGCTGCAACCGGTGATGACCCTCGAGTCGAAGGTCATCAGCGTGCGCGAACTGCCGGTGGGCGAGGCGGTGGGGTATGGCGCGAAATTCGTTACCCAGCGCCCGAGTCGGATCGGCGTGGTTGCCATGGGTTATGCCGATGGTTACCCGCGCCTGGCCCCGACCGGAACGCCGGTGCTGGTGGCAGGGCAGCGCAGCCAACTGCTTGGGCGGGTTTCGATGGACATGCTGTGCATCGACCTGACCGACGTACCGCAGGCAGGCCTGGGCAGCCCGGTCGAACTTTGGGGTAAAAACATCCTGGCCAGCGACGTCGCGATCCAGGCCGGTACCATTCCCTACCAGATCTTTTGCAACCTGCGCCGGGTGCCACTGCTCTACAGCGGGAGCTAG
- a CDS encoding RidA family protein has translation MSIQRQRTNERMSQIVVHNGTVYLAGQVGDDMNAGIEQQTRETLANIERLLDLAGTDKSRLLSVTIYLKDIDADFQGMNSVWDTWLPKGTACARATVEAKLCEPEILVELSVVAALP, from the coding sequence ATGTCAATCCAGCGCCAGCGCACTAACGAGCGGATGAGTCAGATCGTTGTTCACAACGGCACTGTATACCTTGCCGGCCAAGTGGGCGACGACATGAACGCCGGGATTGAACAGCAGACCCGCGAGACGTTGGCCAACATCGAGCGTCTGCTGGATCTGGCGGGTACCGACAAGTCGCGTTTGCTGTCCGTGACCATTTACCTCAAGGACATCGATGCCGATTTCCAGGGCATGAACAGCGTCTGGGACACTTGGCTGCCAAAAGGCACTGCCTGTGCCCGCGCTACGGTGGAAGCCAAGCTTTGCGAGCCGGAAATTCTCGTCGAGCTGTCGGTTGTCGCCGCTCTGCCTTAA
- the dadA gene encoding D-amino acid dehydrogenase, translated as MRVLVLGSGVIGTASAYYLAREGYEVVVVDRQPAVAMETSFANAGQVSPGYASPWAAPGVPLKAIKWLLQRHAPLAIKATADIDQYLWMAQMLRNCTASRYAVNKERMVRLSEYSRDCLDELRAETGIAYEGRTLGTTQLFRTQAQLDNAAKDIAVLEQSGVPYEVLDREGIARVEPALGSVTDILAGALRLPNDQTGDCQMFTTRLAEMAIKLGVEFRFGQAIERLDFAGDRINGVWIDGKLETADRYVLALGSYSPQLLKPLGIRAPVYPLKGYSLTVPITNPAMAPTSTILDETYKVAITRFDNRIRVGGMAEIAGFDLSLNPRRRETLEMIVGDLYPQGGDLSQASFWTGLRPTTPDGTPIVGATPFRNLFLNTGHGTLGWTMACGSGRFLADLIARKKPQISAEGLDIYRYGKLPEAEKHVNPAPAH; from the coding sequence ATGCGAGTTCTGGTGCTTGGTAGCGGTGTCATTGGTACGGCCAGTGCCTATTATCTGGCGCGGGAAGGTTACGAAGTCGTGGTGGTCGACCGTCAACCAGCCGTTGCCATGGAAACCAGCTTTGCCAACGCCGGGCAAGTCTCGCCGGGCTACGCTTCGCCCTGGGCCGCGCCAGGTGTTCCGCTCAAGGCCATCAAGTGGCTGCTGCAGCGTCACGCCCCTCTGGCGATCAAGGCGACTGCCGACATCGACCAGTACCTGTGGATGGCGCAAATGCTGCGCAACTGCACCGCCAGCCGTTATGCGGTGAACAAGGAGCGCATGGTCCGCTTGTCCGAGTACAGCCGCGACTGCCTCGACGAACTGCGTGCCGAGACCGGTATCGCCTATGAAGGCCGCACCCTGGGCACCACCCAGCTGTTCCGTACCCAGGCACAATTGGACAACGCGGCCAAGGACATTGCAGTCCTGGAGCAGTCTGGCGTGCCTTACGAAGTACTCGACCGCGAAGGTATCGCCCGGGTCGAACCGGCCCTGGGCAGCGTCACCGATATTCTCGCCGGCGCCCTGCGGCTGCCGAACGACCAGACCGGCGACTGCCAGATGTTCACCACCCGCCTGGCCGAAATGGCCATCAAACTGGGCGTGGAATTCCGCTTCGGCCAGGCCATCGAGCGTCTGGACTTTGCCGGTGACCGCATCAATGGCGTGTGGATCGACGGCAAGCTGGAAACCGCCGACCGCTACGTGCTGGCACTGGGCAGCTACTCACCGCAATTGCTCAAGCCGCTGGGCATCAGGGCTCCGGTGTATCCGCTCAAGGGTTACTCGCTGACCGTGCCGATCACCAACCCGGCCATGGCCCCGACTTCGACCATTCTCGACGAGACCTACAAGGTTGCGATCACCCGTTTCGACAATCGGATCCGCGTCGGTGGCATGGCTGAAATCGCCGGTTTTGACCTGTCGCTCAACCCGCGTCGGCGCGAAACGCTGGAGATGATCGTCGGCGATCTCTATCCTCAGGGTGGTGATCTGAGCCAGGCCAGTTTCTGGACCGGCCTGCGCCCGACCACTCCAGATGGCACACCTATCGTGGGTGCCACGCCATTCCGTAACCTGTTCCTCAATACTGGCCACGGCACCCTCGGTTGGACCATGGCCTGTGGCTCCGGTCGCTTCCTGGCCGATCTGATCGCGCGTAAAAAACCGCAGATCAGCGCCGAAGGCCTCGATATCTATCGCTACGGTAAACTCCCGGAGGCTGAAAAACATGTCAATCCAGCGCCAGCGCACTAA
- the dadR gene encoding transcriptional regulator DadR gives MRTQHQSKRELDKIDRNILRILQADGRISFTELGEKVGLSTTPCTERVRRLEREGIIMGYNARLNPQHLKGSLLVFVEISLDYKSGDTFEEFRRAVLKLPHVLECHLVSGDFDYLVKARISEMASYRKLLGDILLKLPHVRESKSYIVMEEVKESLSLPIPD, from the coding sequence ATGCGCACCCAACATCAGAGCAAGCGTGAACTGGACAAGATCGATCGCAATATCCTCCGGATTCTCCAGGCGGATGGGCGTATCTCGTTCACTGAGCTGGGCGAGAAGGTCGGCCTGTCGACCACGCCCTGTACCGAACGGGTCCGCCGGCTGGAGCGCGAAGGGATCATCATGGGCTACAACGCCCGGCTCAACCCGCAGCACCTCAAGGGCAGCCTGCTGGTGTTCGTCGAGATCAGCCTCGATTACAAATCCGGCGATACGTTCGAGGAGTTCCGCCGTGCCGTGCTGAAACTGCCGCACGTGCTGGAATGCCACCTGGTTTCAGGCGATTTCGACTACCTGGTCAAGGCGCGGATTTCGGAGATGGCGTCCTACCGCAAGCTGCTTGGCGATATCCTGCTCAAGCTGCCGCATGTACGCGAGTCCAAAAGCTATATCGTGATGGAAGAGGTGAAGGAGAGCCTGAGCCTGCCGATTCCCGATTGA
- a CDS encoding YkgJ family cysteine cluster protein codes for MSCNSHKIRFLREQIPSFECAPGCHDCCGPVTTSSQEMARLPRKTAAEQEAALAELNCVHLGPNGCTVYEERPLICRLFGTTPRLPCPNGRGPAEMIDPLAEKQIHHYIATTRQVLV; via the coding sequence ATGAGCTGCAATAGCCACAAGATCCGCTTCCTGCGCGAGCAGATCCCGTCTTTCGAGTGTGCTCCCGGTTGCCATGATTGCTGCGGGCCGGTCACCACTTCGTCGCAAGAGATGGCGCGCCTGCCGCGCAAGACCGCTGCCGAACAGGAAGCAGCCCTGGCCGAGTTGAACTGCGTGCACCTGGGGCCCAATGGCTGCACGGTGTATGAGGAGCGTCCGCTGATCTGCCGGCTGTTCGGTACCACGCCGCGCCTGCCATGCCCGAACGGGCGAGGGCCGGCAGAAATGATCGACCCGCTGGCGGAAAAACAGATCCATCACTACATCGCCACTACCCGCCAGGTGCTGGTCTGA
- a CDS encoding FAD-binding oxidoreductase translates to MNVRVQKSASNILHTSSYYAANSALQPDYPVLQGELNADVCVVGGGFSGLNTAIELAERGLSVVLLEARKIAWGASGRNGGQLIRGVGHGVEQFAPVIGQEGVRALKLMGLEAVEIVRQRIEQHAIDCDLTWGYCDLANKPADLQGFAEDAEELRSLGYRYEVRLVQPNDMHTVVGSDRYVGGLIDMGSGHLHPLNLALGEAALAQQMGVQLFEQSAVTRIDYGPQVRVHTAQGSVRAKTLVLGCNAYLNGLNPELSGKVLPAGSYIIATEPLGQARAHQLLPQNMAVCDQRVALDYYRLSADRRLLFGGACHYSGRDPQDIAAYMRPKMLKVFPQLADVRIDYQWGGMIGIGANRLPQIGRLKDQPNVYYAQAYSGHGVNATHLAGRLLAEAISGQHSSGFDLFASVGHITFPGGKYLRSPLLALGMLWHRLKELA, encoded by the coding sequence ATGAACGTTCGCGTTCAGAAGTCCGCCTCCAACATCTTGCATACCTCCTCCTATTACGCCGCCAACAGCGCCCTACAGCCTGACTACCCGGTGTTGCAAGGCGAGCTGAATGCTGACGTATGCGTGGTGGGCGGTGGCTTCTCGGGGCTCAATACCGCCATAGAGCTGGCCGAGCGCGGTCTGAGCGTGGTTCTGCTGGAAGCCCGCAAGATCGCTTGGGGCGCCAGCGGACGCAATGGCGGTCAATTGATTCGCGGGGTAGGCCATGGCGTCGAACAGTTTGCCCCGGTAATCGGCCAGGAAGGTGTGCGCGCGCTCAAGCTGATGGGCCTGGAAGCCGTGGAAATCGTCCGACAACGTATCGAACAACACGCCATCGACTGCGATTTGACCTGGGGTTACTGCGACCTGGCGAACAAACCTGCCGACCTTCAAGGTTTTGCCGAAGATGCCGAAGAGCTTCGCAGCCTGGGTTACCGCTATGAGGTGCGCCTGGTCCAACCCAACGACATGCACACTGTGGTCGGTTCTGATCGCTACGTGGGCGGCTTGATCGACATGGGCTCGGGGCACCTGCATCCGCTTAACCTTGCCCTCGGCGAAGCGGCGCTGGCCCAGCAGATGGGCGTGCAACTGTTCGAACAATCGGCCGTCACCCGTATCGACTATGGCCCGCAAGTGCGAGTGCATACCGCGCAAGGCTCGGTCAGGGCCAAAACGCTGGTGCTGGGGTGCAATGCTTACCTCAATGGTCTCAACCCCGAGCTCAGCGGAAAAGTCTTGCCCGCCGGCAGCTACATCATCGCAACCGAGCCCCTCGGCCAAGCCCGGGCGCACCAGCTGCTGCCGCAAAACATGGCGGTCTGCGACCAGCGTGTGGCGCTGGACTATTACCGGCTTTCGGCCGACCGGCGCCTGCTGTTCGGCGGTGCCTGCCACTATTCCGGGCGCGATCCGCAGGACATCGCCGCCTATATGCGGCCGAAGATGCTCAAGGTGTTCCCGCAATTGGCCGACGTGCGAATCGATTACCAGTGGGGCGGCATGATCGGCATCGGCGCCAACCGCCTGCCGCAGATCGGGCGCCTCAAGGATCAGCCCAATGTGTATTACGCCCAGGCCTACTCCGGCCATGGCGTGAATGCCACCCACCTGGCCGGCAGGTTGCTGGCCGAAGCCATCAGCGGCCAGCACAGCAGCGGTTTCGATCTGTTTGCCAGTGTCGGGCATATCACCTTCCCTGGCGGCAAGTACCTGCGTTCACCCCTGCTGGCGCTGGGCATGCTCTGGCATCGACTCAAGGAACTGGCCTAG
- a CDS encoding DUF1127 domain-containing protein — protein MNGLSDVRLELHSEELLEGQRAKVISPIPGLSRLGLMWHRLTTRRALLELDSDQLRDIGLSPEQARKEGNIPFWRSR, from the coding sequence ATGAATGGCTTGAGCGATGTACGTCTGGAATTACACAGCGAGGAATTGCTGGAAGGGCAGAGGGCCAAGGTTATCAGCCCGATACCCGGCCTTTCCCGATTGGGCCTGATGTGGCATCGGTTGACTACCCGCAGGGCGTTGCTGGAACTCGACAGCGATCAATTGCGCGATATCGGCCTGAGCCCCGAGCAGGCGCGCAAAGAGGGGAATATACCTTTCTGGCGCTCTCGCTAG
- a CDS encoding PLP-dependent aminotransferase family protein translates to MTLYVNLAELLGSRIEQGFYRPGDRLPSVRALSAEHGVSLSTVQQAYRLLEDNGLAAPRPKSGYFVSSGRTLPALPAVGRPTQRPVEISQWDHVVELLRSVPRKDVVQLGRGMPDIDSPTLKPLLRSLARLSRRQDMPGLYYDTIYGTEALREQVARLLLDSGCQLTASDLVITTGCHEALSASIRAVCEPGDIVAVDSPSFHGAMQTLKGLGMKALEIPTDPITGISLEALELALEQWPIKAIQLTPNCNNPLGYIMPEARKRALLTLAQRFDVAIIEDDVYGDLAYTYPRPRTIKSFDEDGRVLLCSSFSKTIAPGLRIGWVAPGRYLERVLHMKYISTGCTATQPQLAIADFIKGGHYEPHLRRMRSQYQRNRDLMIDWVTRYFPAGTRASRPQGGFMLWVELPESFDTLRLNRALLGQGVQIAVGCIFSASGKYRNCLRMNFASRTTDEIERAVRKVGATAIRLLAELEN, encoded by the coding sequence ATGACCCTTTACGTCAACCTCGCCGAGTTGCTCGGCTCGCGCATCGAGCAGGGCTTTTATCGACCCGGCGACCGCCTGCCTTCGGTGCGCGCCCTGAGTGCCGAGCACGGGGTCAGCCTGAGCACCGTACAACAGGCGTATCGCCTGCTCGAGGACAATGGCCTGGCGGCACCCAGACCCAAATCCGGGTACTTCGTATCCAGTGGCCGGACACTCCCGGCGCTTCCAGCCGTCGGCCGCCCCACCCAGCGACCGGTAGAAATCTCGCAGTGGGATCACGTGGTCGAACTGTTGCGCAGTGTCCCGCGCAAGGACGTAGTGCAACTGGGCCGTGGCATGCCCGATATCGACAGCCCGACGCTCAAGCCCTTGCTGCGCAGCCTGGCCCGCCTGAGCCGCCGCCAGGACATGCCGGGGCTGTATTACGACACCATCTACGGCACCGAAGCCCTGCGCGAACAAGTGGCGCGCCTGCTGCTGGACTCCGGCTGCCAGTTGACGGCGAGCGACCTGGTGATCACTACCGGCTGTCATGAAGCGTTGTCGGCCAGCATTCGCGCGGTCTGCGAGCCGGGAGACATCGTCGCGGTGGACTCCCCGAGCTTTCACGGGGCCATGCAGACGCTCAAGGGTCTGGGCATGAAAGCCCTGGAAATCCCCACCGACCCGATTACCGGCATCAGCCTGGAAGCCCTTGAGCTGGCGCTGGAGCAGTGGCCGATCAAGGCCATCCAGCTGACCCCCAACTGCAACAACCCGCTGGGCTACATCATGCCCGAAGCACGCAAGCGCGCCCTGCTGACCCTGGCCCAACGCTTCGACGTGGCAATCATCGAAGACGATGTGTATGGCGACCTGGCCTACACCTACCCGCGACCGCGCACCATCAAGTCCTTCGATGAAGACGGGCGCGTCCTGCTCTGCAGTTCCTTCTCGAAGACGATCGCCCCCGGCCTGCGTATCGGCTGGGTAGCCCCCGGGCGCTACCTGGAGCGCGTGCTGCACATGAAATACATCAGCACCGGCTGCACTGCGACCCAGCCGCAGTTGGCAATCGCCGACTTTATCAAGGGCGGCCACTATGAGCCCCACCTGCGCCGCATGCGCAGCCAATACCAGCGCAACCGCGACCTAATGATCGACTGGGTAACCCGCTACTTTCCGGCCGGAACCCGCGCCAGCCGCCCCCAGGGCGGCTTCATGCTCTGGGTCGAACTACCGGAAAGTTTCGACACGCTGCGCTTGAACCGGGCTTTACTGGGTCAGGGCGTGCAGATTGCCGTGGGCTGCATTTTCTCGGCATCGGGCAAGTACCGTAACTGCCTGCGCATGAACTTTGCCTCCAGAACGACAGATGAAATCGAGCGAGCGGTGCGCAAGGTTGGCGCCACCGCCATTCGCTTGCTGGCCGAACTGGAGAACTGA
- a CDS encoding MFS transporter, translating to MRWGTYFAVLTAVLSVGLALGVSMPLVSLRLESWGHGSFAIGVMAAMPAFGVLIGAHVSSRLAAHFGTPGLMRLCLWAGALSIGLLALLPSYPLWLVLRLLIGVILTIVFILGESWINQLVVEHWRGRLVALYGSSYALSQLAGPLLLGALGAEDDFGFWVGAGLLVLSPFLLLGRDGAPSAEACSVTLGDLAGFCRKLPVIAWAIALFAAFEAMILTLLPIYCLRQGFSTEVALYMVSTVVIGDALLQLPIGALADRMSRRTLFSGCALALLLSSLAIPLLLHNPLIWPLWVLFGASAGGLFTLSLVLIGERYRDDALVRANAHVAQLWGIGCLIGPLAAGAGSQWVSGHALPLFMAAGALGLVLLARRHNAFEAPAAV from the coding sequence ATGCGTTGGGGTACCTATTTCGCCGTGCTCACTGCTGTCCTGAGCGTCGGCCTGGCGCTGGGCGTGAGCATGCCGCTGGTCTCGTTGCGGCTGGAAAGCTGGGGCCATGGGTCCTTTGCCATCGGTGTGATGGCGGCCATGCCGGCCTTTGGTGTCCTGATCGGCGCCCATGTTTCCAGTCGGCTGGCCGCGCATTTTGGCACGCCAGGGCTGATGCGCCTGTGTCTCTGGGCCGGGGCGCTCTCCATTGGTCTGCTGGCGCTGCTGCCCAGTTACCCCTTGTGGCTGGTGCTGCGATTGCTGATTGGCGTGATCCTCACCATCGTATTCATCCTCGGTGAGAGCTGGATCAACCAACTCGTGGTCGAACACTGGCGTGGGCGACTGGTGGCACTTTATGGCAGCTCTTACGCCTTGAGCCAGTTGGCGGGGCCCTTGTTGCTGGGGGCCTTGGGCGCCGAGGATGACTTCGGCTTCTGGGTCGGCGCCGGTTTGCTGGTGCTCTCGCCCTTCCTGCTGCTGGGGCGCGACGGGGCACCGAGCGCCGAAGCCTGCAGCGTCACATTGGGCGACCTGGCTGGTTTTTGCCGCAAGCTCCCGGTGATTGCATGGGCCATCGCACTGTTCGCAGCGTTCGAAGCGATGATCCTGACTTTGTTGCCGATTTATTGCCTGCGCCAGGGTTTCAGCACCGAAGTGGCGCTTTACATGGTCAGTACCGTGGTGATCGGCGATGCCTTGCTGCAGCTGCCGATTGGCGCACTGGCCGACCGCATGTCCCGGCGCACGCTGTTCTCTGGCTGTGCGCTGGCATTGTTGCTGTCCAGCCTGGCGATTCCATTGCTGCTGCATAACCCGTTGATCTGGCCATTGTGGGTGCTGTTCGGGGCCAGTGCCGGTGGTCTGTTTACCTTGTCTCTGGTGCTGATCGGCGAACGCTATCGCGATGACGCGTTGGTGCGCGCCAATGCCCATGTCGCGCAACTCTGGGGTATTGGTTGCCTTATCGGGCCGTTGGCGGCCGGCGCGGGTAGCCAGTGGGTCAGCGGCCATGCCTTGCCGTTGTTCATGGCGGCCGGCGCGCTCGGACTGGTGTTGCTGGCTCGGCGACACAACGCGTTTGAAGCACCGGCCGCGGTCTAG
- a CDS encoding aldehyde dehydrogenase: protein MATLTRADWEQRAQDLKIEGRAFINGEYTAAVSNATFECISPVDGRLLAHIASCDAADAQRAVENARSTFNAGVWSRLAPAKRKATMIRFAGLLKQNAEELALLETLDMGKPISDSLTIDVPGAAQALSWSGEAIDKIYDEVAATPHDQLGLVTREPVGVVAAIVPWNFPLMMACWKLGPALSTGNSVILKPSEKSPLTAIRIAQLAVEAGIPAGVLNVLPGYGHTVGKALALHMDVDTLVFTGSTKIAKQLMIYAGESNMKRVWLEAGGKSPNIVFADAADLQVAAESAAGAIAFNQGEVCTAGSRLLVERSIKDKFLPMVLEALKGWKPGNPLDPATNVGALVDTQQMNSVLSYIEAGQNDGAKLLVGGKRTLQETGGTYVEPTIFDGVSNAMKIAQEEIFGPVLSVITFDTVEEAIAIANDTPYGLAAAVWTADLSKGHLTAKALRAGSVWINQYDGGDMTAPFGGFKQSGNGRDKSLHAFDKYTELKATWIKL from the coding sequence ATGGCCACCCTGACTCGTGCTGACTGGGAACAACGTGCCCAGGACCTGAAGATCGAAGGCCGCGCCTTCATCAACGGCGAATATACCGCTGCAGTGTCGAATGCGACGTTCGAGTGCATCAGCCCGGTCGACGGGCGCCTCCTGGCGCATATCGCCAGTTGCGATGCTGCCGACGCCCAGCGCGCCGTGGAAAATGCCCGCTCTACTTTCAACGCCGGCGTCTGGTCGCGCCTGGCGCCAGCCAAGCGCAAGGCGACCATGATCCGTTTTGCCGGCCTGCTCAAGCAGAACGCCGAGGAACTGGCGCTGCTGGAAACCCTGGACATGGGCAAGCCCATCAGCGACTCGCTGACCATCGACGTCCCGGGCGCCGCGCAAGCGCTGAGCTGGAGCGGCGAGGCCATCGACAAGATTTACGACGAAGTCGCCGCCACCCCGCATGACCAGCTCGGCCTGGTCACGCGCGAGCCGGTCGGCGTGGTCGCCGCCATCGTGCCGTGGAACTTCCCGCTGATGATGGCCTGCTGGAAGCTGGGCCCGGCGCTGTCGACCGGTAACTCGGTGATCCTCAAGCCTTCGGAAAAATCCCCGCTGACCGCCATCCGCATTGCCCAGCTGGCCGTCGAGGCCGGCATTCCGGCGGGCGTGCTGAACGTGCTGCCAGGCTATGGCCACACCGTCGGCAAGGCCCTGGCCCTGCACATGGACGTCGATACCCTGGTGTTCACCGGCTCGACCAAAATCGCCAAGCAGCTGATGATCTATGCCGGTGAGTCGAACATGAAGCGCGTCTGGCTGGAAGCCGGCGGCAAGAGCCCGAACATCGTCTTCGCCGATGCGGCGGATCTGCAGGTGGCGGCCGAGTCGGCGGCCGGCGCGATTGCCTTCAACCAGGGCGAAGTCTGCACCGCCGGCTCGCGTCTGCTGGTGGAACGTTCGATCAAGGACAAGTTCCTGCCGATGGTGCTCGAGGCACTCAAGGGCTGGAAGCCGGGCAACCCGCTGGACCCGGCAACCAACGTCGGTGCGCTGGTCGATACCCAGCAGATGAACAGCGTGCTGTCGTACATCGAGGCCGGTCAAAACGATGGCGCCAAGCTGCTGGTAGGCGGCAAGCGCACCCTGCAGGAAACCGGTGGCACCTATGTCGAACCAACGATTTTCGACGGTGTCAGCAATGCCATGAAGATCGCCCAGGAAGAGATTTTTGGCCCGGTGCTGTCGGTGATCACCTTCGACACCGTGGAAGAAGCCATCGCCATCGCCAACGACACCCCCTACGGGCTGGCTGCGGCCGTGTGGACCGCCGACCTCTCCAAGGGCCACCTGACCGCCAAGGCCCTGCGGGCCGGCAGCGTCTGGATCAACCAGTACGACGGCGGCGACATGACCGCACCGTTCGGCGGCTTCAAGCAATCGGGCAACGGTCGCGACAAGTCGCTGCATGCGTTCGACAAGTACACCGAGCTCAAAGCTACCTGGATCAAGCTGTAA
- a CDS encoding cupin domain-containing protein — MSIKQIVDFSQATTKAEHYRPAPERLIKGNPEHTLYNHYESPCGQFGAGVWEGAVGHWKVEYTEHEYCEIIHGVSVLRDSEGQAKTLRAGDRFVIPAGFKGTWEVLEPCRKIYVMFEQKR, encoded by the coding sequence ATGAGCATCAAACAGATCGTCGACTTCAGCCAGGCCACGACCAAGGCCGAGCACTACCGCCCTGCTCCCGAAAGGCTAATCAAAGGCAACCCCGAACATACGCTGTACAACCACTACGAAAGCCCATGCGGCCAGTTTGGGGCCGGCGTCTGGGAAGGCGCGGTGGGTCATTGGAAGGTGGAATACACCGAGCATGAGTATTGCGAGATCATCCACGGTGTATCGGTGCTACGCGACAGTGAAGGTCAGGCCAAGACACTGCGCGCCGGGGACCGTTTCGTGATCCCTGCAGGCTTCAAGGGCACCTGGGAAGTGCTGGAGCCTTGCCGCAAGATTTACGTGATGTTCGAACAGAAGCGATAA